gcttacttatggccacagactagccgaggcgtagacgtggcctacgatggagcgagctcgcccagaaggtgcctgttcactcttgatttgaaggttgccgggttataagaacacggaaatatagacgccggcaaggaattccattccttggcagtgcgcataaggaaagtagaagcaaagcgcttcgtgcgaattggtggaatatctaccaagtaaggatggaaaccggccgtgcgtctaaaagtccgatggtagaatggggacggtggaataagctcgtgtagctcttgggcacactccccgaagtgcaacctgtagaataccgacaggctggcgactttccgccgatgggccaaagactgaagcttagccgttagcttcttgtcgccaatcatcctcctggctctgcgctccactgagtccaaagcggcgagttggtatttagctgagccatcccacaggtggctgcaatactccatacacgaccggacttgagctttgtaaagtgttagaagctgtccaggtgtgaagtatcgcttcaccttatttaggacgcccagctttctggccgcagtttgtgctttagactcaatgaagctgccgaagctgaggactgaactcagctccatgccgaggagttccaggctgtcggcaataggtacagatgcaccccggaaagaaggagtcaggtcgaatggactccgttttgcggaaaatagacacgtctgcgttttggaggcattgaacgtgaccagattgtcatcaccccactgggaaacgagactaagggtcaagttcattcgctcaaccatggcctctctctgtgaacgtatatcctccctgctgtcccctgcactagccaaatatctctcaacaaccgtactgtcatctgcataacctacaatgctgggttgcagcatgtcgttaatgtggagcaggaagttgcggagagaacagacccctgaggaacaccggcgtcaatggccatgaggtctgaagagcagccatcaataactactctgatcgaccgttcactcaagaaatcagatagccagctacaaaagtcagcagggatgccgtatgcaggaagcttgctaaggaggaGTAGAGGAGAGAGGAGAATTAGGgtttatcatatttttattcgacattttagtaaaaaacaacaaaaaatgtgaagttctgatactttacgtttattaaagttagtATTGTTTCAGAGAAATTGAATTTGTAGTAGATAGCTACGTTTTTTTTTCACCTCTTATTTTAccactttatacaattaatggTTAACGGTGCTGTTTAAtggttacttttattcacttcTATGATACGGGGCATTTGGCGAAGCTATAGTTGCTAGCAAACCATTCCAtgcatattataattttataaaatagttaaatttaaTAACTTCCTACTTTTCCTAACCTAATATTCTCTCTGAATCGAAGATAGAGAGTCCAAATTAGATTAAATTTAATTCTTAAAATTCGCTTATGTAGGAGTTAGACTATTCTGACTATTCTATTCTAAGCAAGTAAATCGCTTTGCTTTTTTTATGAacccatattgtcccactgctttaGTAGTTCACCAAATGACTAAGAGGCActtaataacaacaaaaaacacaagtatagtgtagtttcttaacaatgtttaataataaacgtattaaaacctaaaaaaaagtacttaaatccaattccggaattttcgatattcagttgtatcaattccggaattgtaatatcggaaaatttgtccgagattccggaatttcgaaattccggaattccggaatgcaagccctaCACACTACTGCTCAAAGTCGAAAGACAGTTACTCTGtactaataatataatatacatacatagatactacatttttcttttgcttgacagacagagatacgagtttttttcaagtatttttgttttttaaggcgctagagcccttcaaaaatggctaaaatggcctaattgactatgccgcaatgagaggcgtggcattcaaaactgatatcaattagccaaaaaagcaaaacggtccgatacagataatttcataaatttcatagtcatttagatttccaaatttggttacgattggttaagttttggaggaggaaacagaggagtacgaaacctcgatttttgagatttttacgcaggatttttcgccttgtccttatcgcactacttttaggtgccgcttccgttagcgagacgggtacatttacctaaaatatttaaaactcagctcctgtttcgtcttaagactATTATTGATTATTGCGAGTACGCTGTGATAACCAACGaagtatgtttttttaattttatatttggtAAGCTTATGAATCttatcgcgaggtctacagctcacagagtcactatagtttaaatattttatgtataacgtatttttttatttgttaggaaaacttacagctagagtaggtatatgtacctactctagctgtaagttttcctaacaaataaaaaaaatacgttgatacataaaatatttaaaatatttaaatattatgatatttactTGTAACTTATAATAGGACtgacaataaaataatacagcGCTAATAAAACAGAatacttttattaaataaatttatcatTCGGCTTCATTGTTAGGAACATTAGTTTTGAGGTCACATATCTACAACTTCCCACCCGGAGGTCCCGGAGCGTGAGTGACGGGTATCACCTTCAAGTTCTTTTTCAATTTTCTGTAGTCTCATTATTTTCTTCTTaactatttctaattttcttcTATTTTCTTCAGGGTCCTGTAGTCCTGTCCGAAGTTTCCTTTTCCTTAGGGTACCAGTAGAAAGACCTAGAGATGTTTGCACTTTAACATTTCTTTCTTCATCCGTTTGTGTTTCTACGGATTTGGATGTAACATTTGCTTTAATACATGTTATGTTGACTTCCCAATCCGTTTGTGTAGATACATCCCTGGTTGTTTCAGTGGTACTTGTAGAATTATTAGACACTTCTGGAATATACTTGGTAGGCAATGCTTCTGGCCTTAGGCGAGGTGTCTGTATAATCATGTCTTTTTCAAAATGAGCTGAACAAACGACGTAGTTTCTTGGTTTCAAATCTTCTTTTTCTAATAGATCAGTTCTATCTATGATTTCTAACCATCTGTTTCGCCtgtaaacagataaaataaaaataggtatcagttataaaatagaatagatttttttatttgtgtgaagtttattttaaaatgtgtatgtcggcgcgattcgggaaatgaattagagatgcactagataagatgtagtaaagatatgtgacgttccacggcgaaaggtaccattaTTCCCctactgaatattggagcggcgttaataataagcgtaaaaggtaccttttgccgtggaacgtcacatatctttacctactatttcatatctagtgaatgtataacggcgcgatatcttaaagttcgaatcgcgccgtgtgtgtgtgtttgtaagAATTGCTGTAATTTTTTTGCGGTTCGAAGTTAAATTGTCGAAAATCCTTTCTACCGATAAACTTTTACGATTTAAAATGGTTGTTCATAGTTTTAAGCAGCTTATTGAATCGGCAAACGGCAGTTGGAAAATAAATACATTGCTAAATTGGCGATTAGAATTTTACAATCTTGTTATGAAACGGGCATGGATAGAAATGTCACTGTTGAACCGTTTCATAACAAAATTATAAAGTCCGTATCGTCCTCCTTATCAGATTTGCGTAATTCACCGCACGCCCACGTGTTGTGAATGTGTGCGTTTCGCACGTGAACACGATACGAGGAAATCACTCTGCTGTAGATCTGGGGcccgtttatcaaaagcttgcaatacaagtggaagtccctttctaacaaaagctgtcaaaaagtgacatccgcttgtattacaagttacaagcttttgataaacagggcactggtccGGGGCGCCGTGTAGGTACAATATTCAGAATTTctacctaaagtgtcattctatggaacttgctaactattgtaagattcattaaaattactaattattagaaacagatttaatgaaataaagagttgaataatcattggtaatctataatttaataaatttaaaagtaacgtgattgatagttgacctttgtaaatagaaggtagttggaagaaagaataaaagacgactggcatggcggttaacgggcattcggttacgggcagaggtgaagggaggacgattgtgaagtgagaggattggagattgaactgtaacggaatattgtgatcaagaaatatattgctgttatgaaagaaggaatttttattatacatcagaagtggtaagtacctacaagtcactatggtatttctgatattaatattagaactgattgagttaaatcttaattacccaattaatttgttacaatagtaacagtggtgtaaaattattatgattatatacctatacatatattagtaacacttatattggttgttgtttagttgaaattaattatcatttcatatttcctatgttaggaagtttatgtttaacaggcgcttagaaacaaagacaccgttaatttttatcaagaacaaaataattgggtaaacccatttcggcctattcgttcactcgagagcaattatactgcaagttttctcttcaagaccaacagttaggttttttttagtgtttgctgtaatgcctatccataatataattaaagcattcgttacatcgcgggtagcgtgaaacctttggaacaccgttttattttgaatagttcggatacgtttatgattatttacagatgtagatcgaattcttttagtctatgtatgtaccgcttatttggttacaacttttaccatattttcaatatatcACTTATCAATACGTCAGTA
Above is a window of Cydia fagiglandana chromosome 18, ilCydFagi1.1, whole genome shotgun sequence DNA encoding:
- the LOC134673372 gene encoding uncharacterized protein LOC134673372 isoform X1, with the translated sequence MSSLRANYTSCSVDGCRNNKRNKHLSFFALPGDKEMRNRWLEIIDRTDLLEKEDLKPRNYVVCSAHFEKDMIIQTPRLRPEALPTKYIPEVSNNSTSTTETTRDVSTQTDWEVNITCIKANVTSKSVETQTDEERNVKVQTSLGLSTGTLRKRKLRTGLQDPEENRRKLEIVKKKIMRLQKIEKELEGDTRHSRSGTSGWEVVDM
- the LOC134673372 gene encoding uncharacterized protein LOC134673372 isoform X2, giving the protein MASTRANTIPCSVYGCRNNKKNKKISFFSLPTDKEQRNRWLEIIDRTDLLEKEDLKPRNYVVCSAHFEKDMIIQTPRLRPEALPTKYIPEVSNNSTSTTETTRDVSTQTDWEVNITCIKANVTSKSVETQTDEERNVKVQTSLGLSTGTLRKRKLRTGLQDPEENRRKLEIVKKKIMRLQKIEKELEGDTRHSRSGTSGWEVVDM